The following coding sequences are from one Paenibacillus tundrae window:
- a CDS encoding cache domain-containing sensor histidine kinase, producing MIRYRFRTLQQSLFMYYSAVFIVFALIVAGLLYVFLANDIRSRSEEQQKQLGASLVSNLDQEVVKMNNFSMNIVYSNLVKEHFSHYLSPAEGSEQGIAADPAFYKDTTTLIDVILAIISSSNTAKQANIYDVNGKMLGAGAFNGQMNVDLTQRPWYNETWNRNGWRVITMLDGGSLPMPTGEGESDSRYVSLTRVYKNGNYVSQGVVEILQDAQTMFNYLHEIQAGNEELHIDVIDERGSLLYPFSRSSSEDVEATMMISSEDLAMIRTGQYPPGEMQEVVHTDSNSPQMMTYMTSAETGWTVIVTQSKQSLFVSLNRMATLFIGATLGMLLLILVLSYLISKRVTLPLHRLQRIIQKIGVQDLATGQDSGHLFKLDHPSSIREMDELNDTFVRLNQQLMQSFQDMLALKSQETDTRLFALQSQMNPHFLYNNITNISIMAEEGMNDQIVAFCGHITAMLRYISAPNPEGVTLSEEMNYCERYLECMKIRFEEDLHYTFHIPEAMHHIRIPMLLIQPLLENTIKYGLGDSPPWKLYVGGELNEAEETWRIIVEDNGPGMEPEVLTSIQAYIASSEEWERIPDLAINGMGLRNIWIRLKLWYGSKAQMHIENRLNGGVRITVGGSIRKERG from the coding sequence ATGATTCGATACCGTTTTCGAACGTTGCAGCAAAGCTTGTTTATGTATTACTCGGCAGTTTTTATTGTGTTTGCACTCATTGTGGCAGGGCTGCTGTACGTTTTTCTGGCCAATGATATTCGCAGTCGCAGCGAAGAACAGCAGAAGCAGCTCGGTGCATCCCTGGTGAGTAATCTGGATCAGGAAGTAGTCAAGATGAACAATTTCTCAATGAATATCGTTTATTCCAATCTGGTTAAGGAGCACTTTAGTCACTACTTGTCTCCTGCGGAAGGAAGCGAGCAGGGGATTGCGGCAGATCCAGCATTCTACAAAGATACAACCACGCTGATCGACGTCATATTAGCCATCATTAGCAGCTCGAATACAGCCAAACAGGCTAACATCTATGATGTGAATGGCAAAATGCTAGGGGCGGGTGCTTTTAATGGACAGATGAATGTCGACTTAACGCAGAGACCTTGGTACAACGAAACCTGGAATCGCAATGGCTGGCGAGTTATCACGATGTTAGATGGAGGCAGTCTGCCCATGCCTACAGGTGAAGGAGAGTCGGATAGCCGATATGTCTCACTTACACGTGTGTACAAGAACGGGAATTACGTTAGCCAAGGCGTCGTCGAAATTTTGCAGGATGCTCAGACGATGTTCAACTATCTACATGAAATACAGGCTGGGAATGAAGAGCTGCATATTGATGTAATCGATGAGCGAGGATCGTTACTGTACCCCTTCTCCCGCTCTTCCTCGGAGGATGTTGAGGCAACAATGATGATTAGTTCAGAGGATCTAGCTATGATTCGCACGGGACAGTACCCACCAGGAGAAATGCAAGAGGTCGTCCACACGGACAGCAACTCTCCTCAGATGATGACATACATGACCTCAGCCGAAACGGGCTGGACAGTGATCGTGACACAATCGAAGCAATCGTTGTTCGTGAGCCTGAACCGAATGGCTACGCTATTTATAGGCGCTACGTTAGGCATGTTATTGCTCATTCTCGTGTTATCGTATCTGATCTCCAAAAGAGTCACGTTACCCCTGCATCGGCTACAGCGCATCATTCAAAAGATCGGTGTACAAGACCTCGCCACAGGCCAGGATTCGGGTCATTTGTTCAAGCTGGATCATCCAAGCTCCATCCGCGAGATGGATGAACTGAACGATACATTTGTTCGATTGAATCAACAGCTTATGCAGTCCTTCCAGGATATGCTTGCTCTCAAGTCGCAGGAAACGGATACGCGTTTATTCGCGTTGCAATCCCAGATGAATCCTCACTTCCTTTACAATAACATCACGAATATCAGCATCATGGCCGAAGAGGGCATGAATGACCAGATCGTTGCTTTTTGTGGTCATATTACAGCGATGCTTCGTTATATCTCAGCACCTAACCCTGAAGGGGTGACCTTATCAGAGGAGATGAATTATTGCGAGCGGTATTTGGAGTGTATGAAGATTCGGTTCGAAGAGGATCTGCATTATACGTTTCATATTCCAGAGGCCATGCACCATATACGTATTCCCATGCTGCTGATCCAACCCTTATTGGAGAACACCATCAAATATGGACTAGGCGATTCACCTCCATGGAAGCTGTATGTTGGAGGAGAGTTGAACGAAGCGGAAGAAACCTGGCGGATTATCGTTGAAGACAACGGACCGGGCATGGAGCCAGAGGTATTAACATCCATACAAGCGTATATTGCATCTTCAGAGGAATGGGAGCGTATTCCTGATCTTGCGATTAACGGCATGGGGCTGAGGAATATTTGGATACGACTGAAATTGTGGTATGGCTCTAAGGCGCAGATGCACATCGAGAATAGGCTTAACGGCGGGGTCAGAATTACCGTGGGTGGTTCTATTCGAAAGGAGCGTGGCTGA
- a CDS encoding ABC transporter substrate-binding protein, translating into MKKRFLVSLASLLLVSGLLLAGCNSAKTSEGSGKVTLTFGTSQSGIPRTGIMQTMAKEYEQETGVKIDFQVVPDAQWRDLIKVKLASGEAPDIFNVDVDPLSMPANVRPEENAIDLTNEEFAGRMSEEILPTVSHNDKVYGVSFAPSKIWYVYYNKRIFNELGIEPPTTYAEFKAISEKIKAQDIIPFYQAPASGWYQVLPLFETGPNYEHTTPGTYEKLNNNEMKVADLTQLKTVIEQLKEFADLGYFGKDFLSNTVEAGIEAFGQEKAAMLLRVPGTEKEVSEAYPEMEDNMGFFVMPWGDNQTIGVNPGGSAAMFGNKNSKHPEEVLKFFRWITEHDNLQRVFDGGEGNLTICWPEIEPKLTQDYIDYEKNHEKGTVMQAAVKYIDPQWMDIGKDISGMFAGAMTPDQILQNIDKRRAEQAKVLKDEAWQ; encoded by the coding sequence ATGAAAAAAAGATTTTTGGTATCACTAGCCAGCTTGTTACTCGTATCCGGATTGCTGCTAGCTGGCTGTAACTCGGCTAAAACATCGGAAGGTTCAGGTAAAGTAACCCTTACGTTTGGAACAAGCCAAAGTGGCATTCCACGTACGGGAATTATGCAAACGATGGCGAAGGAATATGAACAAGAAACGGGTGTGAAAATTGACTTTCAGGTGGTGCCTGATGCCCAGTGGAGAGATCTGATCAAAGTAAAACTCGCTTCTGGCGAAGCACCGGATATCTTCAATGTCGATGTAGACCCACTTAGCATGCCAGCTAATGTGCGACCAGAAGAGAATGCGATTGACCTGACCAATGAGGAATTTGCCGGACGAATGTCCGAAGAAATTCTGCCAACCGTCAGCCATAACGATAAAGTTTACGGCGTTTCATTCGCTCCATCGAAAATTTGGTATGTGTACTATAACAAACGGATATTTAATGAGCTGGGCATCGAGCCCCCAACCACATACGCCGAGTTTAAAGCCATTAGCGAGAAAATTAAGGCTCAAGATATCATCCCATTTTACCAAGCACCAGCAAGCGGATGGTATCAGGTACTCCCCCTGTTCGAGACAGGGCCTAACTATGAACATACGACACCGGGAACTTATGAGAAGCTGAACAACAATGAGATGAAGGTCGCAGATCTGACGCAGTTAAAGACCGTTATTGAGCAACTAAAAGAATTCGCGGATCTCGGATATTTCGGCAAAGACTTCTTGTCCAACACCGTTGAAGCTGGCATCGAAGCCTTCGGTCAGGAAAAAGCAGCAATGCTGCTGCGTGTGCCTGGTACTGAAAAAGAAGTCTCCGAAGCTTACCCTGAGATGGAAGACAATATGGGATTCTTCGTCATGCCTTGGGGTGATAACCAAACAATTGGTGTCAATCCAGGTGGTTCCGCAGCGATGTTTGGCAACAAAAACAGCAAACATCCTGAAGAAGTGCTGAAGTTCTTCCGCTGGATTACGGAGCATGACAATCTACAACGTGTATTTGACGGAGGCGAGGGTAATCTGACCATCTGCTGGCCGGAGATTGAACCTAAGCTGACGCAAGATTATATCGATTATGAGAAAAATCACGAAAAAGGAACGGTTATGCAAGCTGCCGTGAAGTATATCGATCCTCAATGGATGGATATCGGCAAAGATATTTCGGGTATGTTTGCCGGCGCTATGACTCCTGATCAAATTTTGCAGAATATTGATAAACGTCGGGCGGAACAAGCCAAAGTGTTGAAAGATGAGGCATGGCAGTAG
- a CDS encoding carbohydrate ABC transporter permease, whose product MNANKIYPWYFSSGAIVLYLLFIVAPALLGIYYSFTDWNSYSSEKNFVGLEHFRTILAGDPTYLLFIKNTVLFTLVTSIAKTVLGLFLALLLVSGVKAANLHRMIIFSPQVLSFLIIGLVFKSLLDPNNGFVNVTLRSLGLDFLAQNWLGSLTWAMPSIMAVDTWKGMGYIMVLFIAGLLAIPRDYYEAASIDGAGFWQKLFKITLPMLMPTITIATVLNITYGLRVFDAVYVLTNGGPGNATDVINTAVYSSFAKGYWGLGSALSTILFVIMAIISFFIIRLMNRKVEF is encoded by the coding sequence ATGAATGCGAACAAAATTTATCCTTGGTACTTCTCATCCGGAGCGATTGTGCTTTACCTCCTATTCATCGTCGCTCCCGCCCTGCTGGGTATATATTATTCCTTCACCGACTGGAACAGCTATAGCTCGGAGAAGAACTTTGTTGGACTGGAGCATTTTCGCACCATTTTGGCGGGTGATCCTACCTATCTACTTTTTATCAAAAACACAGTGTTATTTACGTTAGTTACATCGATTGCGAAAACGGTATTAGGGCTATTTCTCGCCTTGCTGCTCGTTAGTGGTGTGAAGGCAGCCAATCTGCATCGGATGATTATTTTCTCACCGCAGGTGCTGTCCTTCCTCATCATTGGTCTAGTGTTCAAAAGCCTACTTGATCCAAACAATGGCTTTGTTAACGTTACGCTGCGGTCGCTCGGACTTGATTTTCTGGCGCAAAACTGGCTCGGCTCACTGACGTGGGCGATGCCGTCCATTATGGCTGTGGATACGTGGAAAGGCATGGGCTATATTATGGTGCTGTTCATTGCGGGATTGCTCGCCATTCCCCGTGATTATTACGAAGCGGCATCCATTGACGGCGCAGGGTTCTGGCAGAAGCTGTTCAAAATCACCCTACCGATGCTGATGCCTACCATCACCATTGCAACAGTATTAAATATTACGTATGGCTTGCGGGTATTCGATGCTGTTTACGTGCTCACCAACGGCGGGCCGGGTAACGCAACAGATGTCATTAACACAGCAGTATATTCGTCTTTTGCCAAAGGGTATTGGGGACTCGGTAGCGCACTATCCACCATTTTGTTTGTCATTATGGCGATCATCTCCTTCTTCATTATTCGCTTGATGAACCGAAAGGTGGAATTCTAG